A portion of the Intestinibacillus sp. Marseille-P6563 genome contains these proteins:
- a CDS encoding Crp/Fnr family transcriptional regulator, translating to MSDFSMLRQCTTVLAKSLYKRFGSENTLHDLRGLDRVRYYLFTYYETYYPIPEKGTLLIQEQYQDIADKIGMSVRTVGRNLQKLRELGEISSYRRNICMTEQQYEQMKQKICKK from the coding sequence ATGAGCGATTTTTCGATGCTGCGCCAGTGCACGACCGTGCTGGCCAAGAGCTTATACAAGCGATTCGGCAGCGAGAACACCCTGCACGATCTGCGGGGGCTCGACCGGGTGCGCTATTATTTGTTTACCTATTATGAAACGTACTATCCGATCCCGGAGAAGGGGACGCTGCTCATTCAGGAGCAGTATCAGGACATTGCCGATAAGATCGGCATGAGCGTGCGAACGGTGGGTCGCAACCTGCAAAAGCTGCGGGAACTGGGCGAAATCAGTTCCTACCGGCGCAATATCTGCATGACCGAGCAGCAGTACGAACAAATGAAACAAAAAATCTGCAAAAAATAA
- a CDS encoding cyclic nucleotide-binding domain-containing protein, which translates to MELSEAWEVFGKNAPFTFYSLPAQLQQKGQYMELDANQVVVHQGEFPEYIYFVLDGAIAGVREQDKESEYNYFRLEANNGGIGVLELLAGEKHYMATMVSLTKVRLAKVPAVSGLH; encoded by the coding sequence ATGGAATTATCGGAAGCATGGGAAGTATTTGGGAAAAATGCTCCGTTTACGTTTTATTCCCTGCCAGCGCAGCTGCAGCAAAAGGGACAATACATGGAATTAGACGCCAATCAGGTGGTTGTCCATCAGGGAGAATTTCCGGAATACATTTATTTTGTATTGGATGGAGCAATCGCCGGGGTGCGGGAACAAGACAAAGAGAGTGAATACAACTATTTTCGCCTGGAAGCCAACAACGGAGGCATTGGGGTGCTGGAACTGCTGGCGGGCGAAAAGCATTACATGGCAACCATGGTCAGCCTGACCAAAGTTCGTCTGGCCAAGGTTCCGGCTGTATCCGGTCTACATTGA